Proteins from one Triplophysa dalaica isolate WHDGS20190420 chromosome 6, ASM1584641v1, whole genome shotgun sequence genomic window:
- the bmpr2a gene encoding bone morphogenetic protein receptor type-2a isoform X1 yields MADEGRITILNIGLFTMLVVLGPVAAAQIERRECAYTKNQEAQTEPFGDKYGDLEKESEGGTIFHENATIRCNHQCFGLWKEENNEFQIVMQACWSGSDNPPVCDSRCVVTNQPQVVNNKTFRFCCCNKDMCNMNFTDDFPTLTTAQPSYSRRQVAIVVPLATVFMFTVLVVLLFFYILRRPGKHTLHSLDVLESVFSSPSLDPLDLDNLKFMELIGRGRYGSVYRVLLDEKSVAVKVFIAANRQQFTNERMIYHQLLKHENVARFLDSKERVSTEGRREYLLLLEFYPHGSLCTYLNGCTVDWLSCCRLALSVTRGLAYLHTEIRKGEVYKPAVSHRDLNSRNVLVKADGSCVISDFGLAMILTEKRPPAQGDVDNCSISEAGTVRYMAPEVLEGSVNLRDCETALKQVDVYTLGLLYWETFMRCSDLFPGETVPAFQMAFQAEAGNHPTIEDMQALVSREKERPKFPEAWKENSLTVRLLKETMEDCWDQDAEARLTAQCAEQRLSELLSIWEREKSASPALNPNTALYNHRNISTGQQTPVGSHAEYSSTRPEDHDTFADPPLVGGSIPAEKNRNCINYEWQQAQLRHAGTETSSATPVAESFNASYPPPGGSIGPPCIQLTQEDLEIPKLDPSEVQKNLRESSDESLMEHSQKQFCSPETLTSHSTFYPLMNMASEVSGSQGSSRNADGPETILPKQQNVPKRPSSLILHSKTSSLRMKFGKLGKCNLKKVEMGVAKACAVNPANEAQPIPVANNDSAARPNKIVSGSAPESTCEVSSDDLTFSLLTTSPDEQEPLLRREACPDNANNNNSNNNNGEGDGDAEDEGEGGESNENVGSTGVASSASNTEAVAPTDTCPASPTVPPQAQSQPKIHGEALLRQNRGRRPERPNSLDLSFTTLPLLGGRSDVTEGSADKIKKRVKTPYALKKWRPSSWIITTETLDAEVNNNSRHGGQNQAGTSRPKSASDVYLGGRGGSHFSTDPNDCDF; encoded by the exons CTGCTCAAATCGAGCGGAGGGAGTGCGCTTACACAAAAAATCAAGAGGCCCAGACAGAGCCATTTGGAGATAAATATGGAGACCTGGAGAAAGAATCCGAAGGAGGGACTATCTTTCATGAGAACGCTACGATCCGCTGTAATCACCAATGCTTTGGACTCTGGAAGgaagaaaataatgaattccAAATAGTGATGCAGG CTTGCTGGTCAGGAAGTGACAACCCCCCAGTGTGCGACAGCCGCTGCGTGGTGACTAACCAGCCACAAGTGGTCAACAATAAAACCTTTCGCTTCTGCTGTTGTAACAAAGATATGTGCAACATGAACTTCACCGATGACTTCCCGACACTCACCACCGCACAGCCTTCAT ATTCTCGCCGGCAGGTTGCAATAGTTGTCCCCTTAGCAACCGTCTTCATGTTTACCGTGCTTGTTGTTCTGCTTTTCTTCTACATCTTGAGAA GGCCCGGTAAACACACTCTGCACAGTCTGGATGTGCTGGAGTCTGTGTTTTCCTCCCCATCTTTAGATCCTTTAGATCTGGACAACCTTAAATTTATGGAG CTGATTGGCAGAGGTCGGTACGGCTCAGTGTATCGCGTTTTGCTGGATGAAAAATCGGTGGCGGTGAAAGTTTTCATCGCAGCTAACCGCCAGCAGTTTACCAACGAGAGGATGATTTATCACCAACTACTGAAGCACGAAAACGTAGCACGCTTCCTAGACAGCAAGGAACGCGTCAGCACAGAAGGGAGGAGGGAGTATCTTCTCCTGCTGGAGTTTTACCCTCAC GGCTCTCTCTGCACGTATCTCAACGGGTGTACCGTGGACTGGCTGAGCTGCTGTCGATTGGCGCTTTCAGTCACCCGAGGCCTGGCGTACCTGCACACAGAGATAAGAAAAGGAG AAGTTTATAAACCCGCCGTGTCCCACCGGGATCTTAACAGTAGGAATGTGCTAGTGAAGGCAGATGGTTCATGTGTGATCAGTGATTTCGGACTGGCCATGATTCTGACGGAAAAGAGACCGCCCGCTCAGGGAGACGTGGACAATTGCTCCATCAGTGAG GCTGGTACGGTGCGCTACATGGCCCCAGAAGTGCTGGAAGGCTCTGTCAATCTGAGAGATTGCGAGACTGCATTGAAACAGGTGGACGTTTACACGCTGGGTCTGCTCTACTGGGAGACTTTTATGCGCTGCTCTGACCTCTTCCCAG GTGAGACTGTGCCAGCGTTTCAGATGGCATTTCAGGCAGAAGCGGGAAACCACCCGACCATAGAGGACATGCAGGCGCTTGTGtcaagagaaaaagaaagacccAAATTTCCAGAAGCCTGGAAAGAGAATAGCTTG ACTGTCCGCTTACTGAAAGAGACGATGGAGGACTGCTGGGATCAGGATGCCGAAGCACGACTCACAGCTCAATGCGCGGAGCAGAGACTCTCCGAGCTGCTTTCTATTTGGGAACGAGAGAAATCGGCCAGCCCTGCTCTCAACCCAAACACTGCGCTATATAATCATAG AAACATCTCTACTGGACAGCAGACACCCGTGGGTTCCCACGCTGAATATTCATCCACACGCCCTGAAGACCATGACACCTTTGCCGACCCACCCTTAGTTGGAGGGTCTATTCCGGCAGAGAAGAACAGGAACTGCATCAACTACGAATGGCAGCAGGCCCAATTAAGGCATGCCGGAACGGAAACCTCCTCCGCCACTCCTGTTGCAGAGTCCTTCAATGCCAGTTATCCTCCACCAGGGGGCAGCATTGGTCCTCCCTGCATTCAGCTGACCCAGGAAGACCTAGAGATTCCCAAGCTGGACCCAAGCGAAGTCCAGAAGAACCTGCGGGAAAGCTCTGATGAGAGCCTGATGGAACATTCCCAGAAACAGTTCTGCTCTCCGGAAACGTTGACCTCACACAGCACGTTCTACCCCCTCATGAACATGGCTTCTGAAGTTTCAGGGTCGCAGGGTTCCAGCCGCAATGCCGACGGCCCTGAAACCATCTTACCCAAGCAGCAAAACGTCCCTAAGAGACCAAGTAGCCTGATCCTCCACTCGAAAACATCTTCGCTGCGGATGAAGTTTGGAAAACTTGGCAAATGCAATTTGAAGAAAGTCGAGATGGGCGTGGCCAAAGCCTGTGCGGTGAACCCGGCCAATGAGGCGCAGCCGATCCCGGTTGCCAACAATGATTCTGCAGCAAGGCCGAACAAAATTGTGTCCGGTTCGGCACCCGAGTCAACGTGTGAGGTGAGTTCAGATGACCTGACCTTCAGCCTCCTGACCACTAGCCCCGACGAACAAGAGCCTCTTCTGAGAAGAGAGGCGTGTCCCGACAAcgcaaataataataacagcaaTAACAACAATGGAGAGGGGGATGGAGATGCTGAGGATGAAGGGGAAGGAGGGGAGAGCAACGAGAATGTTGGTTCCACAGGTGTAGCTTCATCCGCATCTAACACGGAGGCTGTTGCACCAACTGATACCTGTCCTGCTTCGCCCACGGTTCCCCCACAGGCCCAGAGCCAACCCAAGATACACGGAGAGGCTCTGCTCAGACAGAACCGGGGGCGCAGACCCGAGAGGCCCAACTCGCTGGATCTGTCCTTCACCACACTGCCTTTACTGG GAGGCAGATCTGATGTGACGGAGGGATCGGCAGATAAAATCAAGAAGAGAGTGAAGACGCCTTACGCTCTCAAGAAGTGGCGTCCCAGCAGCTGGATTATCACCACGGAAACCCTGGATGCTGAAGTGAACAACAACAGTCGTCATGGAGGTCAGAATCAGGCCGGTACCAGCAGACCCAAATCAGCCTCAGATGTGTATTTAGGCGGTCGGGGAGGATCCCACTTTTCCACAGATCCCAATGATTGTGACTTTTGA
- the bmpr2a gene encoding bone morphogenetic protein receptor type-2a isoform X2, whose amino-acid sequence MADEGRITILNIGLFTMLVVLGPVAAAQIERRECAYTKNQEAQTEPFGDKYGDLEKESEGGTIFHENATIRCNHQCFGLWKEENNEFQIVMQACWSGSDNPPVCDSRCVVTNQPQVVNNKTFRFCCCNKDMCNMNFTDDFPTLTTAQPSYSRRQVAIVVPLATVFMFTVLVVLLFFYILRRPGKHTLHSLDVLESVFSSPSLDPLDLDNLKFMELIGRGRYGSVYRVLLDEKSVAVKVFIAANRQQFTNERMIYHQLLKHENVARFLDSKERVSTEGRREYLLLLEFYPHGSLCTYLNGCTVDWLSCCRLALSVTRGLAYLHTEIRKGVYKPAVSHRDLNSRNVLVKADGSCVISDFGLAMILTEKRPPAQGDVDNCSISEAGTVRYMAPEVLEGSVNLRDCETALKQVDVYTLGLLYWETFMRCSDLFPGETVPAFQMAFQAEAGNHPTIEDMQALVSREKERPKFPEAWKENSLTVRLLKETMEDCWDQDAEARLTAQCAEQRLSELLSIWEREKSASPALNPNTALYNHRNISTGQQTPVGSHAEYSSTRPEDHDTFADPPLVGGSIPAEKNRNCINYEWQQAQLRHAGTETSSATPVAESFNASYPPPGGSIGPPCIQLTQEDLEIPKLDPSEVQKNLRESSDESLMEHSQKQFCSPETLTSHSTFYPLMNMASEVSGSQGSSRNADGPETILPKQQNVPKRPSSLILHSKTSSLRMKFGKLGKCNLKKVEMGVAKACAVNPANEAQPIPVANNDSAARPNKIVSGSAPESTCEVSSDDLTFSLLTTSPDEQEPLLRREACPDNANNNNSNNNNGEGDGDAEDEGEGGESNENVGSTGVASSASNTEAVAPTDTCPASPTVPPQAQSQPKIHGEALLRQNRGRRPERPNSLDLSFTTLPLLGGRSDVTEGSADKIKKRVKTPYALKKWRPSSWIITTETLDAEVNNNSRHGGQNQAGTSRPKSASDVYLGGRGGSHFSTDPNDCDF is encoded by the exons CTGCTCAAATCGAGCGGAGGGAGTGCGCTTACACAAAAAATCAAGAGGCCCAGACAGAGCCATTTGGAGATAAATATGGAGACCTGGAGAAAGAATCCGAAGGAGGGACTATCTTTCATGAGAACGCTACGATCCGCTGTAATCACCAATGCTTTGGACTCTGGAAGgaagaaaataatgaattccAAATAGTGATGCAGG CTTGCTGGTCAGGAAGTGACAACCCCCCAGTGTGCGACAGCCGCTGCGTGGTGACTAACCAGCCACAAGTGGTCAACAATAAAACCTTTCGCTTCTGCTGTTGTAACAAAGATATGTGCAACATGAACTTCACCGATGACTTCCCGACACTCACCACCGCACAGCCTTCAT ATTCTCGCCGGCAGGTTGCAATAGTTGTCCCCTTAGCAACCGTCTTCATGTTTACCGTGCTTGTTGTTCTGCTTTTCTTCTACATCTTGAGAA GGCCCGGTAAACACACTCTGCACAGTCTGGATGTGCTGGAGTCTGTGTTTTCCTCCCCATCTTTAGATCCTTTAGATCTGGACAACCTTAAATTTATGGAG CTGATTGGCAGAGGTCGGTACGGCTCAGTGTATCGCGTTTTGCTGGATGAAAAATCGGTGGCGGTGAAAGTTTTCATCGCAGCTAACCGCCAGCAGTTTACCAACGAGAGGATGATTTATCACCAACTACTGAAGCACGAAAACGTAGCACGCTTCCTAGACAGCAAGGAACGCGTCAGCACAGAAGGGAGGAGGGAGTATCTTCTCCTGCTGGAGTTTTACCCTCAC GGCTCTCTCTGCACGTATCTCAACGGGTGTACCGTGGACTGGCTGAGCTGCTGTCGATTGGCGCTTTCAGTCACCCGAGGCCTGGCGTACCTGCACACAGAGATAAGAAAAGGAG TTTATAAACCCGCCGTGTCCCACCGGGATCTTAACAGTAGGAATGTGCTAGTGAAGGCAGATGGTTCATGTGTGATCAGTGATTTCGGACTGGCCATGATTCTGACGGAAAAGAGACCGCCCGCTCAGGGAGACGTGGACAATTGCTCCATCAGTGAG GCTGGTACGGTGCGCTACATGGCCCCAGAAGTGCTGGAAGGCTCTGTCAATCTGAGAGATTGCGAGACTGCATTGAAACAGGTGGACGTTTACACGCTGGGTCTGCTCTACTGGGAGACTTTTATGCGCTGCTCTGACCTCTTCCCAG GTGAGACTGTGCCAGCGTTTCAGATGGCATTTCAGGCAGAAGCGGGAAACCACCCGACCATAGAGGACATGCAGGCGCTTGTGtcaagagaaaaagaaagacccAAATTTCCAGAAGCCTGGAAAGAGAATAGCTTG ACTGTCCGCTTACTGAAAGAGACGATGGAGGACTGCTGGGATCAGGATGCCGAAGCACGACTCACAGCTCAATGCGCGGAGCAGAGACTCTCCGAGCTGCTTTCTATTTGGGAACGAGAGAAATCGGCCAGCCCTGCTCTCAACCCAAACACTGCGCTATATAATCATAG AAACATCTCTACTGGACAGCAGACACCCGTGGGTTCCCACGCTGAATATTCATCCACACGCCCTGAAGACCATGACACCTTTGCCGACCCACCCTTAGTTGGAGGGTCTATTCCGGCAGAGAAGAACAGGAACTGCATCAACTACGAATGGCAGCAGGCCCAATTAAGGCATGCCGGAACGGAAACCTCCTCCGCCACTCCTGTTGCAGAGTCCTTCAATGCCAGTTATCCTCCACCAGGGGGCAGCATTGGTCCTCCCTGCATTCAGCTGACCCAGGAAGACCTAGAGATTCCCAAGCTGGACCCAAGCGAAGTCCAGAAGAACCTGCGGGAAAGCTCTGATGAGAGCCTGATGGAACATTCCCAGAAACAGTTCTGCTCTCCGGAAACGTTGACCTCACACAGCACGTTCTACCCCCTCATGAACATGGCTTCTGAAGTTTCAGGGTCGCAGGGTTCCAGCCGCAATGCCGACGGCCCTGAAACCATCTTACCCAAGCAGCAAAACGTCCCTAAGAGACCAAGTAGCCTGATCCTCCACTCGAAAACATCTTCGCTGCGGATGAAGTTTGGAAAACTTGGCAAATGCAATTTGAAGAAAGTCGAGATGGGCGTGGCCAAAGCCTGTGCGGTGAACCCGGCCAATGAGGCGCAGCCGATCCCGGTTGCCAACAATGATTCTGCAGCAAGGCCGAACAAAATTGTGTCCGGTTCGGCACCCGAGTCAACGTGTGAGGTGAGTTCAGATGACCTGACCTTCAGCCTCCTGACCACTAGCCCCGACGAACAAGAGCCTCTTCTGAGAAGAGAGGCGTGTCCCGACAAcgcaaataataataacagcaaTAACAACAATGGAGAGGGGGATGGAGATGCTGAGGATGAAGGGGAAGGAGGGGAGAGCAACGAGAATGTTGGTTCCACAGGTGTAGCTTCATCCGCATCTAACACGGAGGCTGTTGCACCAACTGATACCTGTCCTGCTTCGCCCACGGTTCCCCCACAGGCCCAGAGCCAACCCAAGATACACGGAGAGGCTCTGCTCAGACAGAACCGGGGGCGCAGACCCGAGAGGCCCAACTCGCTGGATCTGTCCTTCACCACACTGCCTTTACTGG GAGGCAGATCTGATGTGACGGAGGGATCGGCAGATAAAATCAAGAAGAGAGTGAAGACGCCTTACGCTCTCAAGAAGTGGCGTCCCAGCAGCTGGATTATCACCACGGAAACCCTGGATGCTGAAGTGAACAACAACAGTCGTCATGGAGGTCAGAATCAGGCCGGTACCAGCAGACCCAAATCAGCCTCAGATGTGTATTTAGGCGGTCGGGGAGGATCCCACTTTTCCACAGATCCCAATGATTGTGACTTTTGA